From the Neobacillus sp. PS3-34 genome, the window GGCTTATCCTCTCTTATCTGTCAAAACTTTACGTTTTGCAGGATTTAGCACCAATTCCTAATGGAACGGTTGCTGGGCATCGTCGGGCCAGTCCCTCCGCCACTCTTGATAAGAGAACGCAATATTAGATTAACGTTTTAAAGTATAGACATTACTTTAATACCCAATCTTCGCATTGTCAATATAATTTAAAGAATTTATAAAACTTTCTAAATAAACAATTTCCTCAACAAACAAAAAAAGAGGAGAGATTTTACCCTCTCCTCTTTCCTATTTTTATGAATTTTTTTCTTATCAGCCAGCCAATACATTCTTAACTTTTTTGCCTGTTGGCATTCCTTCTGTTTCTTCTGCTCTTTTTGCCCGTTTGATAAAGAATGCAAGAATGAGCGCAACCGCTGTAATTCCCGCTGCAATTACGAAAGAATCGTTAATGCCTTCGAGCATGGCTTTCATCGCAATTTGATGTTTCATCTCAGCTATTGCAGCCTCTGACGGTTTGCTAGCGATATTTTTCATGCCACTCATGGCACTTTCAGCCAATTCTCCGGCATGAGTTTTCGTACGGTTCGTCATAATGGTGACAAGCAACGCTGTTCCAATGGCCCTGCTACCTGGTTTAATGTATTGTTCATGGCTGTGCCATGAGGATAAAATTGTTTCGGCAATTGGTTTAGCCCGTTTGTTGAAACTGGCATCATAACCATCGACATGCCCAACATCCGCACTGAGTACAATAGAATCAAATGTGAATAGCTAGTAGTTAGTTCTAACTTACTGAATCCATAAGTAGTTACTACCATAATGGTTAAGCCGATTAATGCTAATATACGTCCGCCAAACTTATCAAACAATTTTCCATTGATTGGGGACATGATTGCCATCAGAATCGCTCCTGGCATCAGCAAGAGCCCCGCGTCCATTGGAGATATTCCACGGAGGGTTTGAACATAGATGGGAAGAAGCAGCATACCTGAAAACAAAGCCATATTTACAACCATCGCAATAACAGACGATAATGCAAACATCGGATATTTATAGATTTTAAAATTCAGCAAAGGCTCTTCCAGCTTCATCTGCCTTAAAATAAACCAGACTAACGAAACCACCCCAACAGAAATCGTTCCATATACATATGGGCTGTCCCAGCCTTTACTGCCGGCAGAACTGAATCCATAAAGAATGCCTCCAAAACCTGCACTCGATAAGAGAAGCGAAAATAGATCAAGACGAAGATTTACTTTTTCCTTTTTATCTTTAAGCATGAAAAAGCCAACCATTAGAACGATGATGGCAATTGGTGTTACAAAGTGGAAAAGCATTCTCCAGTCATAATGTTCAATAATCCAACCCGATAAAGTTGGGCCAATAGCTGGTGCAAACATTAGAATTAAACCGAAAACACCCATTGCTGCTCCCCTTTTCTCAATCGGGAAGCTTACAAGCATGACATTCATTAATAGTGGCATCAAGATTGCTGAACCGGAGGCCTGCAGCATCCTGCCTGCTAATAGCAAAGGAAACACATGGGCAACACCTGCGATAACGGTTCCGATTGTAAATAAACTCATTGCTGCCAGGAATAAATGGCGCACAGAATATTTTTGAATCAAGTATGCTGTTGTCGGAATCAAAATTCCGTTTACCAGCATAAAACCAGTTGTCAGCCATTGAACTGTCGCTGCTTCCACCTTCAAATCCTTCATAATTGAAGGTAGTGCGATATTTAATAATGTATTATTTAAAAATGCAATAAACGCACCGATCATTAAAACGGCGATAATTCCGTACGGCGGACGATCATGCTTTTTTATCGATTGTTCCAATTAACTTCCCCCTATATACATTAAGTTCATTATTTTATACCAGCGTTACACATAGACTATATCTTATACCACCGGTTCAAATATATCAATAGAAAAATTCCTCTTTTTTTGTAGGTTTGTATTAATGATAAAAGTAATGTACTATGTTATTTAGACAGGCAGTCCAACTAAATTTAAGGTGATAATATGAACACTAGGAAACAGCATGTCATAAAAATGGCACATCAACTTTTTATTGAAAAAGGTTTTCAAGCTACGTCTATTCAAGATATTTTGGAGTATAGCGGAATTTCGAAAGGGACATTTTATAATTATTTTTCATCCAAGAACGAATTATTGATGGCCCTTTTTAACACACTTATCAAAAAGATGGAAAAGGACCGGAATGAATTGCTCATTGGCCAGAACCCTTCTGATATAGACATTTTTATTAAACAAATTGAATTGCAAATAACGTCTAATAGAACAAATAAGTTAATTTCTCTTTTTGAAGAAGTCGTTTTTTCCAATGATTTGGAACTAAGGGAGTTTATAAAAAAAGTTCAATTGAAGATGATTGGCTGGCTTTACCAGCGGTTTATAGATATTTTCGGTGAAAATCACAAACCCTATTTGTTAGATTGTGCGGTCATGTTTCAGGGAGTTTTACAGTATAATCTAAAATATAATGCAATTGCATATGGATCGATTTTCAACATCCAGAAAATAGTCCGTTATAGTGTAAAGCGGGTCATCCAGATGGTTGCCGAGGTGGAAGAAGCTGGCGATTACTTATTACAGCCCGAGCTTTTAGACAACTGGCTCCCAAATTGTAAAAAAACTGGCCAGCGTTTCACCAGAAGCTTCAGTATACTGTTTTAGAATTGAAAAAAGGCTTAAGTCAACATGAAGAAAAGTCAAAATACATCGAGCTATTGGACTTTATTCATGACGAACTGCTTCACTCAAAAGAACCTCGCAAATTTTTGATTGAATGTTCTCTTAAATCTTTGAAAACAAGCCACCTATTTTGTAACGAAAAAGAACTTCAAAAGCTCGAACAGCTGTTAGCTAATTATTTTATGGAATTAGAGACAGCCGATTAATAATATAATTCGATCTTCATCAACAATATAAAAAGGCAACGACCAATGCGGTCAGTTGCCTTTTTTATCGTCTAGGAAAGTATAATATTAAATGATGTGGAAAACTTCTACAAGTTGTATTAATCTAGCTCCACAAGGAACGCTTCGGCAGCATATACTTCGCACGAAGAAAAAGCGATAGCTTTTTCGAGGAGCTCCCAGCCCCTCGGGGTCATAAGCCAAATCACTCCAGAAATCAGGATTTCCTGCGTGATTCGTCTTATGCCTGTCGGGGCTAACCAGGGCGCTTGCGCCTTTTGTTCTTTATTTTAATAAATTTTGAATAACGGAGTATGTCAGATTCGGCACCACTTCAAGGGAATACGTCATTTCCATTCTTTCCAGCTTTTTATGTGCATCCACTCCGTAAGGCCCAATGTTAATAACAGGAACATTTATGTCCCGGATGTCTTGAAACTCTACAAAATGCTTCGTGCCCCATCCAGGATTATTTTTGGATACTGCATTAATCCCTTCTTCGTCATCACTTAAAGCAACGAAACTCATATCAGAGATATACGGGAAGAAGTTTCGTGTCACAATCGGATATTGATAATGGGGCTGTATTGTTTTTACAGCCTCATCCAATGCCTCGATAAATGCTTGTTCATCCTTTGTCTTTCCGGTCAATTCAATCCTCGGAGAATAAAGTGATGAATAGAAAAGTATAATGGCTGGGTTTTTGTCCTTCATCCATTTCCATGCTTCTTCCACTACTCTTGCCGCATACATTCGTGAGTCCAACTCGATAGCTTGTAAAAGTTCTTCTTTAAAATGATCCATATGGGCAATGTACCTATCGCCATTTTCCTGAATCAGCAATTCATCCATTTCTTCATAGGTAAAAACCCTTGGCTGCCAGGGGCCTTAGTATACGGCTCCCCACTCATGGAACTATACTGTTTATATCTTTCATCGAAGGTACGAAGAGCATTCTCAAATGAGATATATGCTTGCTCCTTTAACTTTGCTAACACGTCCTTCGGAGACCAGGAGTGGATGAAAAAGTTATAATAGACATAGGCTGATAATGCTGTTTGAACGGTATAAGACGGTTTTAAATCTGTTTGTTTTAAAGATACTGGAGGAACAGTGGTTTCCCCAAAAGCCTCGTTACAAAGCTCTGGATTGTAATCGATTTGTTTTGTCAGCTCCGCAGCGATAAAATTCGGATCGAGTCCTTCAAAGCAAGATCCGACATGAGTTTCTGCACCCGTTATAAAAAATGAAGGAAGAAGCTTTCCTACTGTTCCTTTATAGATATAACGATTTTCATCACCAGCATAGCGGGGCGAAACAAAATCAGCATTAATTGCCGCAACGTATTCAAAACCCTGCTCTTCCTTCCAGCTTTTCAACACCTTCAAAGCTGAAAGTACCCCATGAGAGCTATCCTCTTCATCACACTCTGCCAAAAGGACGATGTTTCCATCCAATTCCTCTGGATGCTCTGAATAATATTTTAATAGATATAAGTGGCTGGCAACGCCGCTTTTCATATCAAGGACGCCCCTTCCAAACATCCAGTCTCCCGAGTCTAAATGCTCTATTGCAGAAGCAGGAAGGTCCTC encodes:
- a CDS encoding TetR/AcrR family transcriptional regulator, with translation MAHQLFIEKGFQATSIQDILEYSGISKGTFYNYFSSKNELLMALFNTLIKKMEKDRNELLIGQNPSDIDIFIKQIELQITSNRTNKLISLFEEVVFSNDLELREFIKKVQLKMIGWLYQRFIDIFGENHKPYLLDCAVMFQGVLQYNLKYNAIAYGSIFNIQKIVRYSVKRVIQMVAEVEEAGDYLLQPELLDNWLPNCKKTGQRFTRSFSILF